In Odontesthes bonariensis isolate fOdoBon6 chromosome 6, fOdoBon6.hap1, whole genome shotgun sequence, one genomic interval encodes:
- the LOC142382695 gene encoding MARVEL domain-containing protein 2-like, with product MQQVAQTNLLSPGLFLRKYPSISSDEGRDRYKAVFHDQYAEYKELHVEVQAMAKKFEEMDEMMQNLPSRPSSQMETERINSIIREYQRKKADPTYLEKMERCEYLKNKLSHIKQKIQEYNKVVDSNKRI from the exons ATGCAGCAAGTGGCCCAAACAAATTTGTTGTCTCCTGGCCTGTTTCTTAGGAAGTATCCCAGCATCTCCTCAGATGAGGGAAGGGACCGATACAAGGCTGTGTTTCATGATCAGTACGCCGAGTACAAGGAGCTGCATGTTGAGGTCCAAGCCATGGCTAAGAAGTTTGAAGAGATGGATGAGATGATGCAGAACCTCCCCTCCAGGCCCTCCAGCCAGATG GAGACGGAACGGATCAATAGCATTATAAGGGAATATCAAAGGAAAAAAGCT GACCCTACATATCTGGAAAAAATGGAGAGGTGTGAGTACCTAAAGAACAAGCTGTCTCACATCAAACAGAAGATTCAGGAGTACAACAAGGTTGTGGACTCGAATAAACGAATCTGA